From the Streptomyces sp. 846.5 genome, the window GTCCCAGGAGTGCGTAGCGGTGGGCCTCGGCGGCGGTCAGGCCGGTGCTGGTGACGATGGCTTCAAAGTCGCCGACCTCCGCGAAGCGGCAGAAGCTGCTGGCCCCGAACTTGCTGTGATGGCCCAGGAAGATCCGCCGGCGCGACACTTCGAGGGCTTTGGCCTTGACGTCCGCCACGACCGGGTCCGGTGTGGTCAGACCGAGCTCTCTGGAGATGCCGTTGGACCCCAGGAAGGCCACGTCGATGACGAATCCCGCCAGCATCGCGGAGGTCCAGGAGCCGACCGTGGCCAGGGTCCTGGCGCGGACCCTGCCCCCGAGCAGCAGCACGGTGGTGTTGGCCGACTCCGCGATGGCCGCAGCGGTGGTGAGCGAGGCCGTGACCACCGTCAGCGGGCGGTCCGAGGGCAGCAGTGCGGCCAGGATCTGCGGGGTGTAGCCCTCGTCCACGAACACCGTGTCGGCGTCGCCGAGGAGCTTGACGGCCTCCGCGGCGATCCGGCGCTTGTCGTCCACGTGCGAGTTCACCCGGTGCGCCAGGTCGGTCTCGAAACCCGCGCCCTCGACCGGATAGGCGCCCCCGTAGGTGCGCCGGACCAGGCCCCTGCGCTCCAGTTCGCTGAGGTCGCGCCGGATCGTCTCGGGTGCGACGGCGAAGTCGACGGCCGCGGCCGCGACTTCCAACTGTCCCTGGTGACGCACCAGGGCGAGGATCCGGTGCTTGCGTTCCTCCGCGTTCAACTCCATCACCGGCCCCTTTGATCCGGACCGGGCACGACGCGCCCGGTTTTGCCCGACATGAGATTTATATCAACGCCCTTGACTCACGGCGCTGCCCGGAACGGGGAAGATCTGCCCGGTGATGCCCGGCTCGCCGGCACGAAAGGCCAGCTCAACAGCGAGGGCCGAGCCGTGGGGTCAGGGACTGCGCCCGGCCGCCCGCTGAGGATGCCCGATTGGGCTCATGACGGGCTCATGGCAACCACCGCACCTCGAATTGCCGGGGCAAGTCGGCCCGAGCGGGTTTGGGACGGCCGGCAACGGCAAGGGGACAGCGATAGCAGCTGTCGCCCGGACGGGGAACTCGTGCACTTCTGGATCCGCCGAATCCTGGCGGCGATGGGCACCGGTGCCGTCGTGCTCGTCGCCGCGGGCCTGTCCGTCTGGCTGTCCGTGCAGGTCACACCGCTCCAGACGGTGACCGCCATCGGACAGAGCGTCCAGGTGGGCGCCGCCTCACCGGGCCTCAGCCTGTCCGGTCCGGGCGAGCTCGACCTCTTCGGCGAGGCCATCCCGACCCGGCCGCAGTTCGACGGGCCGATCCGCCCGCGGCTGCAGCTCGCCCACATCGACCTCAACGCCCAGACCAACGCCATCACCAAGCCGGATCGGCAGCAGGCGGTGGAGTCCAGCCTCAGCCGGGCGCTCGCCGCCGGCTGGACCCGCTACCTGATCTGGGAGACCCTGGTCGCCGCCGGTTTCGCGGCGCTCCTCGCCGTCGCCGCCGCCGGAGTCCGCCGCTCCAGCCGCGCGTCGATGCTGAAGATGCTCGCCACCGCGGTCGCGGCGGTGTGCGTCCTGAACGCCGTCGGCGTCTACCTGATGGCCTCCTCCACCCCGAAGGTGCTGCGGCAGGTCCGTAGCATCGCCGA encodes:
- a CDS encoding DeoR/GlpR family DNA-binding transcription regulator is translated as MELNAEERKHRILALVRHQGQLEVAAAAVDFAVAPETIRRDLSELERRGLVRRTYGGAYPVEGAGFETDLAHRVNSHVDDKRRIAAEAVKLLGDADTVFVDEGYTPQILAALLPSDRPLTVVTASLTTAAAIAESANTTVLLLGGRVRARTLATVGSWTSAMLAGFVIDVAFLGSNGISRELGLTTPDPVVADVKAKALEVSRRRIFLGHHSKFGASSFCRFAEVGDFEAIVTSTGLTAAEAHRYALLGPRVIRV